The Toxorhynchites rutilus septentrionalis strain SRP chromosome 1, ASM2978413v1, whole genome shotgun sequence genome contains the following window.
TCAGACAGCATAAATAAGTATAAATTTTCTTGCAATGCAGATTGTTTTTATATATTGTTGAATACagatatatatttgtttttcaaaatatttattagtaTCCACGAGGATGTaatctataccccctcccccctcaccgtggacaaacgtggatattttcgtaacccctacctccCTTCAGTTGTCCACGTGTATGTGGACAACtacttagggtgggtttagactagtgtaATTAATTTGCAATTAATTCTGACGGGTTGCGCCTGCGCCCGAACAActagtagaactgcatccaactttagtgatttctcaccagtgagaaattcacaagcgtttacatatgctgaatttattcaagttatatatacctcgaataagtgtatcatatttattctcacccgtttacacctattttcacgtgaataaatccatctatagctatagatctccctaatgtaaacccgccattagttTCTATGCGAAATAACACactttgaatgcattctgaatggcaaacTTTAGAACACAGTGCAAGTAGGAGAAAAAttttttggcgaaaaatctcccgaccagaacgggaatcgaactcgaaccccGGCATGtcatgtgtgacgctaaccactcggctacaAGAGCACTTCACTGAGAGGAATAGTTAGTAAatacgacgaattttttggtacatgttaccaattctctagtcatttcctaccctactaatcattggtacatattacgaaagaaaaatggtaggcacaaacgtcaaacaaactacaaTTTGTTGGTCTAACATTGGTGCAATATAAGTGGAAATCATTTGTGAGATATAATCAgggataataaaaatgttttttaataattatttttaatttaaaaaattctatttgattacatttaactccacatacttagaatacattataataataatatataacttattctatgagcagcgtacacgaggaaagttcccgttcctattcctgctgcatcgctctagtttgcattatttagggagtgtcggtagcaccagcacgtttcatccgcattttgttctctcgtgtctctatgaagaaaagaaatacatataataataatacattaataatattaaatatgtatatatgtaatgaaacgtaacatcaacaaaatgcttacctccgaatcgcttcatctccaaaatagaaatggcgattgcaaagtgcgcacatcacagatgttaggtatgacaaaaaaacaaagttactaatgatatgaagtaaaatctacgaatctctggtaggaacgttcattgcgtctgacatcgcttttacgcaattttggtaatatttacaaaacatttgtatattttaccaatgttttggctactaaagatttggtagctgcttttactaaactatttctccagtgttgAAGCAAGTCGAGCATCGGGTGAAAGCTGTCGGTGCAACTGTCAAAATGTTTCGGGTTGCTTGGTTTGCTTGTtccatatcttcagagaattattttgttttggtttgcgtccctgttATTTTCCTTTCGGAAACGTTTCAGAAGCGCTTATATATACAGAaagttatatttaatgcgatatttagctaattggacagacctgaaatgcgacacgtttaattggacatttttaactctaattggactttttgtaaacatcgagttcgaggCCCACATTttaagtcgccaccagacgtcgacactgtaccactttcTTCGCCAATATCCAATTACAgatcaaaatcgcctccaatgcgacactgagtagtgcctcggtatgtcgcactgaatgtaaattactgtatgcaatttacaaaatacgaaattttgctcggtgtgatagtgatagtgattgtaccGACTTCTCGATTCGATTCATATAATTGGCCCCATAGCAAaacagagctaacgagcaaaattctcaTCGACTCGATTTCTATAAAACGGCAATTTTGATTGAAGGCAACATGTTTTTTTAGTCACCaccaaggagctggaattgacaggtggttcgttttcggcagtatgatgataaggcatgggagatgcgagaggggataaaaaatgacagcgactatttttgtttataaacaaagcaggtctaatttttatgctacatagcggtccACACCAACATATACATACGCTGGGccggtttcaatcgaactagctgttgGGTCTCACAACCCGCACGATCAGGTGAGTCTCCAGCTAAAGCAGCAGTCGCCGGGAAACGATATGCATGGATATCCACAGCGTATCGCTATCACTCAATCCTAATGGGTCGCCAACGACTAATTCCACCAAAGCGAATGGAACTTAGAGCAGTACGGTACAAGCCCGCCGGTAGTGACCCTttcatatacccactagcaaagctcccacaatcgctgatttgccaatcccagcagcaacagcaacaaccctcacgttccgtaaaacagcaatgcagacaacaacttgcagcagtcaccgaaacacaacaatgatgccaacagcgtaaacaaaaccaacgtttatgcgcagcaaacacatagcggtatgcactcatcattgcatgccatttgttatcctctttctcggaaaactctagccgttcgtttggtcgctgtcaattcgaactcaagtaatggctgaacagcagttctgacataacgttccaccctgttccaccttattataccgcccaaggcgcctagaagtatatactaaggtgggccaacttgctaaaaccaaggcgagtagaagtatatcctaagatgggccaacttgctaaaaccactcttcagccatcttggaagtctactgtgttttgtttgtaaacaaaacaatacgcttgtgcccaagctcgctcgtgatcagtctgtctctttcacacttcaaggaaaaaattccccttctgctttcttccgtactgttttatacaccgctcctctaaccaacttagtgacgaaacggcctcacctacactggaggaaaacattagtaaatgcagctaccaaatctttagtagttgaaacattggtaaaatgtacgcattttttgtacatattaccaaaactttgtaaaacggatgttgaaaaatttctctattgaaagaaaaattttaacgctttcgcgtgagttctgttacaatactaaaaaatttattcaaaagtttcacaatatatacatggttccttaaactaagattgacgaggaacatctcctctctctctcttgaaaaccgataacatatcggtttcgtttagatcatctaccttccttgtcccttcttctagcgtatggtaacgtgcagtctgagacggctgcactaccctaagaaaataccttaagtttatagcacctcgtcggtgcgcctatcttattcttggatttcccctttccatccttcgctctaaataacatccttttattttattacaccctgctggtgtatctggctgagcgcagctagggatggaaaagggtaataaaaatgcatcctaaatgatgcatgcattaaattgtttaccggacgctatttaaatattcgtccattctgaatttatgaccggcaataatttcgaactacaagcgttttctagcctaacaaaacacttgagctcttacatcttttaattgccttacattggtcctttctaaacgtttctatacctcgcttggaggtcttttctaaatataatctcaaatattgcttatcttatggatctgtaactcgatccgcgataagcctcagctgtccgtaacattccggactcCGTAAATCTACTACATAGATTTACTCAATTATAGACAACTATCATGGTTTAAAATAATAGGAATATTTCTTGATTCTTCCTGAACTCTATTTAGCCGTATCATGTCTAATAACGAAGGCGGATCATCAtttcttctattattttgtctattacttcttctctttaattttatgtatacGTAAATTCCTACTATTATAATCATTGAAATAACAGTTATGGTACCTCCAAATGTATATACGtgtttcttttttataaaaTCGTCTTCAGGTATTACTGTATCCTTTATATCTACCTTTTCATATGGATTTCTACTCGAGAtagttgtattcaaattttcatttatgtttggtttttctagtacatatggtagtttctgaataggtttaaaaaatattctagctTCCCCGTTATGTCCAGATATTTGGGCATAACGAATAGTTTTTTCTGTTAGGATCTTACAATCTGGGAACAGTTCTATGATCGCGTTCTTATAAGGCGGTGACATGGCTACATTATTACAATGGATTATTATCTTGCTAGGGTCGCTCGTTGTGTACAATATAGAGTTGATCTTATTCAATTTTGTTAACATGGTGTATGGTTCTTCCATCATCTTTgttgagcatttttgttttatcgttCGAGAGTTATATCTTCTAAGTGATTGTATTCTCGTCGTAATTCATGAATATTCATTGACTGTGAGGGAAGAGATAATTCCGACACAGTCCTCAAATTATGTATGTTATAACGTTGATTATTGCATCCTTGTATACTTAGGGAAATTTCTTCACTATCTAGTTCTTGCTGAGTTTCGCCATTAGTCCAAACCAGCGTTAAGGGGTTGTTACGCCCTTGTGttccaagtttatttttaatatcagcGTGAATCAAACTTACTGATGACCCAGGGTCTAAAAATGCGAAAGttttaatttccttttttccgcAGCCCAATGTAACTGGAAGGATTTGATACAGTATTTTGTTCTCTTTATTTACATGACAATTAACGCTTTCTGTATTATTAAGGTTAGCATCTCTCTGAGTTGCTCTATGCAGTAATGCGTGGTGTCTAAGTTTGCATCCATCGATTCCACAAGGCTTTGCGATCCTGCAATCTTTTGCCATGTGGTTTGTATAATTACAACATGCTAAACATAGCctgtgtttaaaaataaaatcactcctttgttgaacgttcatatttttaaaaattgaacattctgATGTCTTATGCtcgtttcggcatgcgaaacactTTGGTAGGCGCTTCGGCCTATATTTTTGTTCCTTTACAGCATGTGTATTCAAATATCCGCTCTTATGAGGTTTTTCTTTCCTCTCCGACTGTAGCATCGTGGCCAACTCTTCTTGAGGTTTTAACCAATTATAAAGGTCCTCTAGCGTCGGTATAAATGGATCAATTATATCTCTTGTTTTCTTTGTATCAGCTACAAACTTGATCCATTGATGATGCAAGTCGTTTGGAAGTTTTAAAACTAAATCACGAATCAATCTAGGATCATTGAGATATTCATCGTGTtttagtatttttatatttgtcaCGAAACAATCAAGCGATGTTACAAAATCAATCATTGTTTGGGGTGATCCAAAATGTGGATTCCTCGCATTTAGCATTTCCTTCAATAAATTCGAATAAATGGTTTCGGGATTTCCGAACCGTAGATTtagtttttccattatttttggaacaTTAGCTTTATCGATTAAAAGAGCGCTCACTAATTTCAGCGCGTCTCCTTTGAGATATTTCTGtaaacgatttatattttctaaatcggaaaagtttccttGAAGGGTAGTTTCTTCGAACGTTATTTTAAATCTAGGCCATATCTTATATGACCCATCAAAATAGGGGAGGTCTAAGAGAGATTGCCGGTGTAACAGTCTATTTGAATCAGGGGTTTCTTCTCTACCCTCGTTCTTAATTTTAAGAGTTTCTACTAGAGCCCGCATAGATTCTCTATGGATATTCATCATCTCTTCTATTGGTGttggttgtgttttttgaaGTCTTAACAATTCGTTCTCTATGGTCTTGCATTTGGGGCATATCCATCTTTCTGTTTGTTTAGGTTTTTTATTTAGGCCTGCGCATGTCAAATGGAACCATCGGTCACATTCATCGCACGCGACTAAATCGTCCCTAGAATCAGGCTCATTGCACAAGCGGCAATTGCCATTCTTATTCCTAATGAATTGATAAGACATGACTAaactaaaatggaaaaatcacacctTTTTTGTTGATCCGGTCCTATCTCCGTCTTTCCGTGTTGGTGCTTGGGCGATTCTCTCCTTGTCCTGGGAGGCCTTCTGGCTCGGATGTTGTTGTCACCTCTGGTGGTGCtactgctggtgctgctgcgtCTACTACTGCTTAAGGTTTTTGCTGGTTAATTCACTTATATTTGTCTCCGTTTGAAAGgaacacttttggcatccactgccggtttcttaatcaattcacaatgtttatttcggttgaaagaaacacttttggcatccactgccgattgaagagttcgcaaattatctttgaaaaagactttttattcgcgattaacactgttggcatccactgccgataaattttcgcgaattatcacttctcgcatccactgctgagaagagttcgcgagttaactttgaaaaagactttttattcgcgattaacactgttggcatccactgccgataaattttcgcgaattatcacttctcgcatccactgccgagaagagtttcacttttggcatccactgctatttgaagagttcgcgaattaactttgaaaaagactttttattcgcgattaacactgttggcatccactgccgataaattttcgcgaattatcacttctcgcatccactgccgagaagagtttcacttttggcatccactgctatttgaagagttcgcgaattaactttgaaaaagactttttattcgcgattaacactgttggcatccactgccgatgaatagttcgcgaattaactttgaaaaagactttttattcgcgattaacactgttggcatccactgccgataaattttcgcgaattatcacttctcgcatccactgtcgagaagagttcgcgagtttcacttttttccactttggaaatcttcactgctcctctctggagccaccatgaaaaatttctctattgaaagaaaaattttaacgctttcgcgtgagttctgttacaatactaaaaaatttattcaaaagtttcacaatatatacatggttccttaaactaagattgacgaggaacatctcctctctctctcttgaaaaccgataacatatcggtttcgtttagatcatctaccttccttgtcccttcttctagcgtatggtaacgtgcagtctgagacggctgcactaccctaagaaaataccttaagtttatagcacctcgtcggtgcgcctatcttattcttggatttcccctttccatccttcgctctaaataacatccttttattttattacaccctgctggtgtatctggctgagcgcagctagggatggaaaagggtaataaaaatgcatcctaaatgatgcatgcattaaattgtttaccggacgctatttaaatattcgtccattctgaatttatgaccggcaataatttcgaactacaagcgttttctagcctaacaaaacacttgagctcttacatcttttaattgccttacattggtcctttctaaacgtttctatacctcgcttggaggtcttttctaaatataatctcaaatattgcttatcttatggatctgtaactcgatccgcgataagcctcagctgtccgtaacagaTGTCTTATGCAACATACATCCCTACTAAagattcatacattttacttcatagcatgtgtaaccttgattgttttcatttctAGTAACTGTAATGTGCGTACTTCGCAGTCGTCATTCTTCTTGAGGAAACAAAGCCATTCGGAGGTAAggttttttggtttttattagATTAAAATATATGTAgcttttgtttctcttcgtcgaAAACAAATTCTCGACCACAAAGATATCGAGAACTTGTTTTCGCTGCGGGAAAATAAAAGGTGGTGGGCCAAAATGCCCACCATCCTACAAAAATAATGCCTACCAATTTTCTTTTGTaagatgtaccaatgattagtagggtagaaaatgactagcgaattggtaacatttacgaaaaaattcgtcatatatactaaattttcctctcagtgtagtaccatagacccgtcttggctaaaaccaagacgcgtagaagtatatcctaaggtgggccaacttgctaaaaccactcttcagccatcttggaagtctactgtgttttgtttgtaaacaaaacacaatacgcttgtgcccaagctcgctcgtgatcagtctgtctctttcacgctacaagcaaataattccccttctactttcttccgtactgttttcatataccgctcccctaaccaacttagtgacgaaacggcctcacctagtaccatagacccgtcttgataccGCCTTGGTCACCACATCTTGTCCATCGCATGACGAAGTCGTTTGTGTTGAAAAAGCACTTTGAAGATATCGTTACTCGTTGTTACTTTGGATTGATTGACGATGATGCGATTCTCAAACCCCTCAAATCTTCAGCTTGATGCAGAATTTACTGGTTTTGCTGTCATCCTtaagaatcgatcgaaatagcTGATGAATTTCAAAGAAAATGTTATCAATTTTAttgattcatttaattttttatacatcgactgttaaaatataaacaaatgctAGTTTTTAATTATTCTTAGAAGAACTTATCTTCCTTAGTGTTTCAACAAAAGTGTTTATTGAATATTTTCGCTCAATATAAgtatttttcttgttttataTCGTACGACATACATAATAATGTTATCTCTATAATGGTTGCAATAATAATATTCTGATAATATTTGTATTTGCTCTAACTTTGAATAGTCCATCAGTTGTATGCCTCGCAGTTCCCTCCGCAATATCCAATTTAGTGGAAAGAATGACGTAACTGAAGTGATCCACACCTTCTCAGCATAACCATATAATTGTTCTCAGTTTAAAATTAACAATGTCCTCATTCCATCAATGGCTTTATGTGTGATCGTCACTCATTTCTAGGAATTGAGAACACACCTCGCGACTGCTTTCGCCCTTGCTGTTGTAGATAAACTTGTAATAGTGTCCATCGGCGCAAACCACTGCAAAATAACAACACCAAACGTTGTAGTTTCCTACCCCCGTATCCCCGAAAACAGTGATAAACCTTACCTACGACCGAGTTCTTCTCGACGCCGAAGGCACAAATACAGGGCGATCCCTGGGGTATCGAAAACTTGCAGAACGACCACTGACTCGTGAAATACCTTCTCAGAATGCTGGACGATTCTTTGGTCCTAGGCTCTTCAAGGGTGAAAACGTGAATGGTGCCGTGGTCTGACGAAACTACAAGAGCCGTTGCCGGGCGGTTGAAGTTGATGCAGTAGATTTTAGCCTGAGAGGTTATTGAGAAACTCACGAATAGCACAAATAGAGTAATAAGATAGTTTTTACCTGATTGGAGCCACGCCGAAGCTCAGCCACCTTACTGCCGTTGGTCGTATCGAAGATTCTTATGAGTGTACCGCGATCACTAGCGGTAGCCAGCCTGTTTCCCTCGACATTAAGAGCGAGACAGCTGATTGCAGTCTCGTGTGCAACGATTTCCAGCGGAGCCCTTTCTGTGTTACCAAGATCAACTATCTGTACATGACCAGTTCTTCGGCCTGGGAACGCTAAAATCGAATATCTGTTACTGGGACTGAGAGCGCACAATCCATTCGGATTCTGGCTTGTTTCAAACACGTGCAGCTGCGTTGGCGTCTGTGTGAAAGTGTACACTTTGATGATTCCCTCCAGGACCACT
Protein-coding sequences here:
- the LOC129762232 gene encoding WD repeat domain phosphoinositide-interacting protein 3; translated protein: MNLSVCNTTGKGVLYIGFNQDHSCFVCATDNGFQVYNTDPLKEKEQQYFPDGGVAQVEMLFRCNYVALVGGGIRPLYPPNKVMVWNDSKKQPAILLDFTAPVKAVRLRRDRIVVVLEGIIKVYTFTQTPTQLHVFETSQNPNGLCALSPSNRYSILAFPGRRTGHVQIVDLGNTERAPLEIVAHETAISCLALNVEGNRLATASDRGTLIRIFDTTNGSKVAELRRGSNQAKIYCINFNRPATALVVSSDHGTIHVFTLEEPRTKESSSILRRYFTSQWSFCKFSIPQGSPCICAFGVEKNSVVVVCADGHYYKFIYNSKGESSREVCSQFLEMSDDHT